A window of the Haloarcula litorea genome harbors these coding sequences:
- a CDS encoding RPA family protein — protein MASTPTREVARRVFAREFNDASYTFKESDDDRAPVYVLLPTGQRANRVFLVGTLTETEDVGEDSEYWQGRVVDPNGDTFFMYAGQYQPDAASMLRELEPPAYVAVVGKPRTYETDEGDVNVSVRPESISQVDEATRDRWVVETAERTIERVKRFTETDPDDPAADEYVAMAHEEYGDDVSAYTSSVTGALESLQDEQAEASAD, from the coding sequence ATGGCCAGCACCCCCACCCGCGAAGTCGCGCGCCGCGTCTTCGCACGCGAGTTCAACGACGCGAGTTACACGTTCAAGGAATCCGACGACGACCGCGCGCCGGTGTACGTCCTGCTGCCGACGGGTCAGCGCGCCAACCGCGTGTTCCTCGTCGGCACGCTGACCGAGACCGAGGACGTCGGCGAGGACAGCGAGTACTGGCAGGGCCGTGTCGTCGACCCCAACGGCGACACGTTCTTCATGTACGCCGGGCAGTACCAGCCCGACGCGGCCTCGATGCTGCGGGAGCTGGAGCCGCCGGCGTACGTCGCCGTGGTCGGCAAGCCCCGAACCTACGAGACCGACGAGGGCGACGTGAACGTCTCCGTGCGGCCGGAGTCCATCTCCCAGGTCGACGAGGCCACCCGCGACCGCTGGGTCGTCGAGACGGCCGAGCGCACCATCGAGCGGGTCAAGCGGTTCACCGAGACCGACCCCGACGATCCCGCGGCCGACGAGTACGTCGCGATGGCCCACGAGGAGTACGGCGACGACGTGTCGGCCTACACCAGCTCGGTCACCGGCGCGCTGGAGAGCCTGCAGGACGAGCAGGCCGAGGCCAGCGCCGACTGA
- a CDS encoding CBS domain-containing protein has product MRRFRIGSAFGIPIKLDLTFLLVLPLFAWIIGTQVGQTAAVLNDSLGAGLDAAALTGGTLVWLLGVAAAVGLFVGIVLHELGHSLVAIRYGYPIDSITLWLFGGIAQFDEMPENWKQELVIAVAGPLVSVAVGVLSYVAFLVLPATGATALESARFVLAYLAVMNVALAAFNMLPGFPMDGGRVLRALLARTRPYARATEIAAEVGKGFAVLLGLFGLFVLGNLFIAGLAFFIYIGAAGESRQTTMRAAFEGVTVRDVMTPADHVTSVTREMSVSDLIRTMFEERHTGYPVERDGEVVGLVTLEDARAVREVERDAYTVGDVMTTDLVTVDPDTPVMDALNDLQENSVGRLLVTDADGEFEGLLTRSDIMTALSIIKSGGKYAAGSDRRAMRPEP; this is encoded by the coding sequence ATGCGTCGGTTTCGCATCGGGAGCGCGTTCGGCATCCCCATCAAGCTCGACCTGACCTTCCTGCTCGTCCTGCCGCTGTTCGCCTGGATCATCGGCACGCAGGTCGGACAGACGGCGGCGGTGCTGAACGACTCGCTGGGGGCGGGGCTGGACGCCGCCGCGCTGACCGGCGGCACCCTCGTCTGGCTGCTGGGCGTCGCCGCGGCCGTCGGCCTGTTCGTCGGCATCGTCCTCCACGAACTCGGCCACTCGCTGGTCGCCATCCGCTACGGCTACCCCATCGACTCCATCACGCTCTGGCTGTTCGGCGGCATCGCGCAGTTCGACGAGATGCCCGAGAACTGGAAGCAGGAACTGGTCATCGCCGTCGCCGGCCCCCTCGTCAGCGTCGCCGTCGGCGTGCTCTCCTACGTCGCCTTCCTCGTTCTCCCGGCCACCGGGGCGACCGCCCTCGAGTCCGCGCGGTTCGTACTCGCCTACCTCGCCGTGATGAACGTCGCGCTGGCCGCGTTCAACATGCTCCCCGGGTTCCCGATGGACGGCGGCCGCGTCCTCCGGGCGCTGCTCGCCCGCACCCGCCCGTACGCCCGCGCGACCGAGATCGCCGCCGAGGTCGGCAAGGGCTTCGCCGTCCTGCTTGGCCTCTTTGGCCTGTTCGTCCTCGGGAACCTCTTCATCGCCGGCCTCGCGTTCTTCATCTACATCGGCGCGGCCGGCGAGTCCCGCCAGACCACGATGCGGGCCGCCTTCGAGGGAGTGACGGTCCGGGACGTGATGACCCCCGCCGACCACGTCACCAGCGTCACCCGCGAGATGTCGGTCAGCGACCTCATCCGGACGATGTTCGAGGAGCGCCACACCGGCTACCCCGTCGAGCGGGACGGCGAGGTCGTCGGCCTCGTGACGCTGGAGGACGCCCGCGCGGTGCGGGAGGTCGAACGCGACGCCTACACCGTCGGCGACGTGATGACGACCGACCTGGTCACCGTCGATCCCGACACGCCGGTGATGGACGCGCTGAACGACCTGCAGGAGAACTCCGTCGGCCGCCTGCTCGTGACCGACGCCGACGGGGAGTTCGAGGGGCTGCTCACCCGTTCGGACATCATGACCGCCCTCTCGATCATCAAGTCCGGCGGGAAGTACGCCGCCGGGTCCGACCGACGAGCGATGCGGCCGGAGCCGTGA
- a CDS encoding CopG family transcriptional regulator, which yields MGNKNKTISFRVSEDKFETLREIAEERDISLSAVFRDYVDTLVAHDGQVKVAPEHELEEAAEESSTESFPPKVEVPKSFVREHERLELEAEHLREQLEEHKRYVTKLRQQLDEMDQDEVIHLEDLDEGDEEDASYRIGSFDEL from the coding sequence ATGGGCAACAAGAACAAGACCATCTCCTTCCGCGTGAGCGAGGACAAGTTCGAGACGCTCCGCGAGATCGCGGAGGAGCGGGACATCTCGCTGTCCGCGGTCTTCCGTGACTACGTCGACACGCTCGTCGCCCACGACGGACAGGTGAAGGTCGCCCCCGAACACGAACTCGAGGAGGCCGCCGAGGAGTCCAGTACGGAGAGCTTCCCGCCGAAGGTCGAGGTCCCCAAGAGCTTCGTCCGCGAGCACGAGCGGCTGGAACTCGAGGCCGAACACCTCCGCGAGCAACTGGAGGAGCACAAGCGCTACGTCACGAAGCTCCGCCAGCAACTCGACGAGATGGACCAGGACGAGGTCATCCACCTCGAGGACTTAGACGAGGGCGACGAGGAGGACGCCTCCTACCGCATCGGGAGCTTCGACGAGCTATAA
- a CDS encoding HNH endonuclease — MGDHECPTCNREFDSRRGLGVHHSSVHDERLPNRECDECGDQFYAEYEKRYCSDDCRRAAVSMEGTDNPNYDGGKSETICDICGTRFEYYPSEKEGLYCGDCVETASWRDPPELSGTEHPAWEGGTLTLSCDVCDDPVERYPSQISGEVTLCSRDCHAEWLSEAFTGDGHPNWRGGGIDDYGPGWRETRERALERDGHACVVCGTDADDLGRNPDVHHVVPVRLFAASPVLSVRDAHTADNVVSLCPGCHRRAEFGRLSRAELRWRAGVAPPADRVRA; from the coding sequence ATGGGCGACCACGAGTGTCCCACGTGCAACCGAGAGTTCGACTCCCGGCGCGGCCTCGGAGTCCACCACAGCAGCGTTCACGACGAGCGACTCCCGAACAGGGAGTGTGACGAGTGTGGGGACCAGTTCTACGCCGAGTACGAGAAACGATACTGTTCGGACGACTGCCGTCGGGCGGCGGTGTCGATGGAAGGGACCGACAATCCGAACTACGACGGCGGCAAGTCGGAGACGATCTGTGACATCTGCGGAACGAGATTCGAGTACTATCCGTCCGAGAAGGAGGGGCTGTACTGCGGTGATTGCGTCGAGACCGCCTCGTGGCGGGATCCACCAGAGTTGTCCGGGACCGAACACCCGGCCTGGGAGGGGGGAACGCTGACACTCTCGTGTGACGTCTGCGACGACCCGGTCGAACGATACCCGAGTCAGATCTCCGGCGAGGTCACGCTCTGTTCGCGGGACTGTCACGCCGAGTGGCTCTCCGAGGCGTTCACCGGCGACGGCCACCCGAACTGGCGAGGCGGCGGGATCGACGACTACGGGCCGGGGTGGCGCGAGACGCGGGAGCGAGCGCTCGAACGCGACGGGCACGCCTGCGTGGTCTGTGGTACCGACGCCGACGACCTCGGCCGGAACCCGGACGTCCACCACGTGGTGCCGGTGCGGTTGTTCGCGGCGTCGCCGGTCCTGTCGGTCCGGGACGCCCACACGGCGGACAACGTCGTCTCGCTGTGTCCGGGCTGTCACCGGCGGGCGGAGTTCGGCCGCCTCTCGCGGGCGGAGTTGCGCTGGCGGGCGGGTGTCGCGCCGCCGGCCGACCGGGTCCGGGCGTAG
- a CDS encoding fumarylacetoacetate hydrolase family protein codes for MRLARLQTPEGVVTGRYEDGVVTAGDGEYVVGRDGELTYPCEPSALYCVGRNFAETLDQMDYERPAEPDFFVKPPAALTGPERPIRYPEWTDELTYAGELVAVIDERCRDLDEREVPDVVRGYTVLNDVDALDQQGRTARKAFDTSAPLGPWIETDLDPRGIEMETTVSGETRQSANTELMLFDPYEVVAYLSRRFTFRPGDAVAFGSPANPGTVAPGDTVEITYEGVGTLRNEVVGDEA; via the coding sequence ATGCGACTCGCACGCCTACAGACTCCGGAGGGCGTCGTCACCGGCCGCTACGAGGACGGCGTCGTCACCGCCGGCGACGGGGAGTACGTCGTCGGCCGCGACGGCGAGCTGACCTACCCCTGTGAGCCGTCGGCGCTGTACTGCGTCGGCCGGAATTTCGCCGAGACGCTGGACCAGATGGACTACGAGCGCCCCGCGGAGCCGGACTTCTTCGTCAAGCCGCCGGCCGCGCTGACCGGCCCGGAGCGGCCGATCCGCTACCCCGAGTGGACGGACGAACTCACCTACGCCGGCGAACTGGTCGCGGTCATCGACGAGCGGTGCCGGGACCTCGACGAGCGCGAGGTGCCCGACGTCGTCCGCGGGTACACGGTCCTGAACGACGTCGACGCGCTCGACCAGCAGGGCCGCACGGCCCGGAAGGCCTTCGACACCTCGGCCCCGCTCGGGCCGTGGATCGAGACCGACCTCGACCCGCGCGGCATCGAGATGGAGACGACCGTCAGCGGCGAGACCCGCCAGTCAGCGAACACGGAGCTGATGCTGTTCGACCCCTACGAGGTCGTCGCCTACCTCTCCCGGCGGTTCACCTTCCGGCCCGGCGACGCCGTCGCGTTCGGCAGCCCGGCCAACCCCGGCACCGTCGCGCCGGGCGACACGGTCGAGATCACCTACGAGGGCGTCGGGACGCTCCGGAACGAGGTCGTCGGGGACGAGGCGTAG
- a CDS encoding SLC13 family permease, with protein sequence MAFVFALILAALALFATEALPVDVTAISVMVALMLVEPVTADLAAAGLLADPIYVLRRPGDGASPLALGLSGFASTATITVLAMFILSDGVQRTGIVQILGAKLASLTGDSESRQLGATVGLVAPISGFINNTAAVAILLPMVTDIAHDGRVSPSKLLLPLSYASMFGGMLTLIGTSTNILASQLSAELLDRPFGMFEFTQLGLVVTVVGTVYLLTVGRWLVPARIQAREDLTEEFEMADYLTEVVVREDSPIVGQTVREALAETEFDVDVVQLIRDRKTFLEPLDPKTIRAGDVFAVRTDRDTLVDLLDAEGLDLLAEVAVDDAELERASDRQNLVEIVVAPGSSLVGETLASANFRQRYDATVLALRRGGELVRQRMDRVRLKVGDTLLVQATADSIERLDRNRDFVVAQEIERPDFRREKIPVAVGIVAAVVAVAALTAVHIVVSALAGAVLMVLTGCLRPQELYDAVQWDVIFLLAGVIPLGIALQATGGADLLAALFLLAAPGLPAVVALGLMYVVTALLTNVISNNASVVLMIPVAVEAARQLGANAFAFVLAVTFAASTAFMTPVGYQTNLLVYGPGGYRFSDYLKVGAPLQAVFAVVTTLGIAYFWGLTPA encoded by the coding sequence ATGGCGTTCGTCTTCGCGCTGATACTCGCCGCGTTGGCGCTGTTCGCCACCGAAGCGCTGCCCGTCGACGTGACCGCGATCAGCGTGATGGTCGCGCTGATGCTCGTCGAGCCGGTCACCGCCGACCTCGCGGCGGCGGGGCTGCTCGCCGACCCGATCTACGTCCTCCGCCGGCCGGGCGACGGCGCGTCGCCGCTGGCGCTTGGGCTCTCGGGCTTCGCCTCGACGGCGACGATCACCGTGCTGGCGATGTTCATCCTCTCGGACGGCGTCCAGCGGACCGGCATCGTCCAGATCCTCGGCGCGAAGCTGGCGAGTCTCACCGGCGACAGCGAGTCCAGACAGCTGGGGGCGACAGTGGGGCTGGTCGCGCCCATCTCGGGGTTCATCAACAACACCGCCGCCGTCGCGATCCTCCTGCCGATGGTGACCGACATCGCCCACGACGGCCGCGTCTCGCCGTCGAAGCTCCTGTTGCCCCTCTCGTACGCCTCGATGTTCGGCGGGATGCTCACGCTCATCGGCACGTCGACGAACATCCTCGCCTCGCAGCTCTCGGCGGAACTGCTGGACCGCCCGTTCGGGATGTTCGAGTTCACCCAACTCGGGCTCGTCGTCACCGTCGTCGGGACCGTCTACCTGCTGACCGTCGGGCGCTGGCTCGTCCCCGCGCGCATCCAGGCCCGCGAGGACCTCACCGAGGAGTTCGAGATGGCCGACTACCTCACCGAGGTCGTCGTCCGCGAGGACTCGCCGATCGTCGGCCAGACGGTCCGGGAGGCCCTGGCCGAGACGGAGTTCGACGTCGACGTGGTCCAGCTGATCCGCGATCGGAAGACGTTCCTCGAACCGCTGGACCCCAAGACCATCCGGGCCGGCGACGTGTTCGCTGTCCGGACCGACCGGGACACGCTGGTCGACCTGCTGGACGCCGAGGGCCTCGATCTCCTGGCGGAGGTGGCGGTCGACGACGCCGAACTCGAACGGGCCAGCGACCGGCAGAACCTCGTGGAGATCGTCGTCGCTCCGGGCTCGTCGCTGGTCGGGGAGACCCTGGCCTCCGCGAACTTCCGCCAGCGCTACGACGCCACGGTGCTGGCGCTGCGCCGCGGGGGCGAGCTCGTCCGCCAGCGGATGGACCGCGTCCGCCTGAAGGTCGGGGACACCCTCCTCGTGCAGGCCACCGCCGACAGCATCGAACGCCTCGACCGCAACCGCGACTTCGTCGTCGCCCAGGAGATCGAGCGGCCGGACTTCCGCCGGGAGAAGATCCCCGTCGCCGTCGGCATCGTCGCCGCCGTCGTCGCCGTCGCCGCGCTCACCGCGGTCCACATCGTCGTCTCGGCGCTGGCCGGCGCGGTCCTGATGGTGTTGACGGGCTGTCTGCGCCCCCAGGAGCTGTACGACGCCGTCCAGTGGGACGTCATCTTCCTGCTGGCCGGGGTCATCCCGCTCGGGATCGCGCTGCAGGCCACCGGCGGCGCGGACCTGCTCGCGGCGCTGTTCCTCTTGGCCGCGCCCGGCCTCCCCGCCGTCGTCGCGCTGGGGCTGATGTACGTCGTCACCGCACTGCTGACGAACGTCATCTCGAACAACGCCTCCGTCGTGCTGATGATCCCCGTCGCCGTCGAGGCCGCCCGGCAACTGGGGGCCAACGCCTTCGCGTTCGTCCTCGCGGTCACGTTCGCCGCCTCGACGGCGTTCATGACGCCGGTGGGCTACCAGACGAACCTGCTCGTCTACGGCCCCGGCGGCTACCGCTTCTCGGACTACCTGAAGGTCGGCGCGCCGCTGCAGGCCGTCTTCGCGGTCGTGACGACGCTGGGGATCGCCTACTTCTGGGGACTGACGCCGGCCTGA
- a CDS encoding AGE family epimerase/isomerase: MPDHADPEWLRSHARAILDHYHPTCLDERHGGFVAQLDPDTGEVYDPDSKHLVATARFTRNFALAAELFGDQRWREAAARGVDFLHERFRDTERGGYHWLLAGTEPVESRRVCYGHAFVVLAYARAADAGVPNAEDYLEEVWTLLDERFYEPEQGLYRSAYDADWTDAESYRGQNANMHACEAALVAGEVTGEDRYLDRAATVAERLCVDLASETDGRLWEHYTADWDHDFDYNREEPADQFRPWGYQPGHHAEWAKLCCVLDRHVDADWPLARAPELFDAALSGWDDDRGGFYYSLDEEGDPVIEDKYGWEVAEAIGAAAALAERTGDDRYREWYERCWDYAVETFLAPTGDWYERVDADGDPYPVGDGPAVEPGYHPIGACYETLRSLDG, translated from the coding sequence ATGCCCGACCACGCCGACCCCGAGTGGCTCCGGAGCCACGCCCGGGCCATCCTCGACCACTACCACCCGACCTGTCTCGACGAGCGCCACGGCGGCTTCGTCGCACAGCTGGACCCCGACACCGGCGAGGTGTACGACCCCGACAGCAAGCACCTCGTGGCGACGGCGCGGTTCACGCGGAACTTCGCGCTGGCCGCCGAACTGTTCGGCGACCAGCGGTGGCGCGAGGCCGCCGCCCGCGGCGTCGACTTCCTCCACGAGCGGTTCCGGGACACCGAGCGGGGCGGCTACCACTGGCTGCTGGCGGGGACCGAGCCGGTCGAGTCCCGCCGGGTGTGTTACGGCCACGCCTTCGTGGTCCTCGCGTACGCCCGCGCGGCCGACGCGGGCGTACCGAACGCCGAGGACTACCTCGAGGAGGTGTGGACGCTGCTGGACGAGCGGTTCTACGAGCCCGAGCAGGGCCTGTACCGCAGCGCCTACGACGCCGACTGGACCGACGCGGAGTCGTACCGCGGGCAGAACGCCAATATGCACGCCTGCGAGGCCGCGCTGGTCGCTGGCGAGGTGACCGGCGAGGACCGCTACCTCGACCGGGCGGCCACCGTCGCCGAGCGCCTCTGTGTCGACCTCGCGAGCGAGACCGACGGCCGGCTCTGGGAGCACTACACCGCCGACTGGGACCACGACTTCGACTACAACCGCGAGGAGCCGGCCGACCAGTTCCGCCCGTGGGGGTACCAGCCCGGCCACCACGCCGAGTGGGCGAAGCTGTGCTGCGTGCTGGACCGCCACGTCGACGCCGACTGGCCGCTGGCCCGCGCGCCGGAGCTGTTCGACGCGGCGCTTTCGGGCTGGGACGACGACCGGGGCGGGTTCTACTACTCGCTCGACGAGGAGGGCGACCCCGTGATCGAGGACAAGTACGGCTGGGAGGTGGCCGAGGCGATCGGGGCCGCCGCGGCGCTGGCCGAGCGCACCGGCGACGACCGCTACCGCGAGTGGTACGAGCGCTGCTGGGACTACGCCGTCGAGACGTTCCTCGCGCCGACCGGCGACTGGTACGAGCGCGTCGACGCCGACGGCGACCCCTACCCCGTCGGCGACGGGCCGGCGGTCGAACCGGGCTACCACCCCATCGGGGCCTGCTACGAGACCCTGCGGAGCCTCGACGGCTGA
- a CDS encoding VOC family protein encodes MDATAHHYAVTVADLDRAVEFYRDVLGLEVLTDFSVGGEAFATGVGVEDASADFVHLDAGGARIELVEYDPQGDARTESDLHQPGGTHIGLAVDDLATVYEGLPDDVETLSEPRTTESGTTICFLRDPDGTLVELLEP; translated from the coding sequence ATGGACGCGACCGCACACCACTACGCCGTCACCGTCGCCGACCTGGACCGGGCCGTCGAGTTCTACCGGGACGTACTCGGTCTGGAGGTGCTGACTGACTTTTCCGTCGGCGGCGAGGCGTTCGCCACCGGCGTCGGCGTCGAGGACGCGAGCGCCGACTTCGTCCACCTGGACGCCGGCGGCGCGCGGATCGAACTCGTCGAGTACGACCCGCAGGGCGACGCTCGGACGGAGAGCGACCTGCACCAGCCGGGCGGGACCCACATCGGGCTGGCGGTCGACGACCTGGCGACGGTCTACGAGGGGCTGCCCGACGACGTCGAGACGCTGAGCGAACCGCGGACGACCGAGAGCGGAACGACGATCTGCTTCCTGCGCGACCCGGACGGGACGCTGGTGGAACTGCTGGAACCCTGA
- a CDS encoding DEAD/DEAH box helicase has protein sequence MSQQAAKVDTLFLHEQGEDVQVVAQRDGGRLFHGVLELKATDAGPRPRRLRIRDGKSEDLRSPDQFVELARRAARIRISEQTSAHARDRIREMLDGYQLSTKVVRTCRFCASAGRYSPLTSETAIEADGEQICPDCAKEELDRELAFEGGITGDAKERLEELLLEVQDLERITNLLSGQLDPDLTKFDEISATVDDIDLVPTDSLSLHPGIQDHLESRFDTLLPVQSLAVEHGATEGKDQLIVSATATGKTLVGEMAGLDRVLNNKGKMLFLVPLVALANQKYESFQERYGDIVDVSLRVGASRIADEGGRFDPDADIIVGTYEGIDHALRTGKDLGTVGTVVIDEVHTLGEDERGHRLDGLVSRLKHYCERGTTEASRHRRAGDAREQGGAPDGGDTQWIYLSATVGNPGQLAEKLGAQLVEFEERPVPIERHVTFADGQEKIDIENKLVRRAFDTKSSKGYRGQTIIFTNSRRRCHQISRKLEYSSAPYHAGLDNKRRKRVEQQFADQDLAAVVTTAALAAGVDFPASQVVFDSLAMGIEWLTVQEFEQMLGRAGRPDYHDKGTVYLLVEPDCSYHNSVEMTEDEVAFKLLKGEMEPVVTRYDEGAAVEETLANVTVAGKRAKLLNDRMIGEVPTKHALGKLLEYEFIDGLEPTPLGRAITRHFLAPDEAFQLLDGIRKGADPYDIVAEMELRDEE, from the coding sequence GTGTCTCAGCAGGCCGCGAAGGTGGATACGCTGTTCCTCCACGAACAGGGCGAAGACGTGCAGGTGGTCGCCCAGCGCGACGGGGGGCGGCTGTTCCACGGCGTCCTCGAACTCAAGGCGACCGACGCCGGGCCTCGGCCACGGCGGCTCCGCATCAGGGACGGCAAGAGCGAGGACCTCCGCTCGCCCGACCAGTTCGTGGAACTGGCCCGCCGCGCGGCCCGCATCCGCATCTCGGAGCAGACCTCCGCGCACGCCCGCGACCGCATCCGCGAGATGCTCGACGGCTACCAGCTGTCGACGAAGGTGGTCCGGACCTGCCGGTTCTGCGCCTCTGCGGGGCGGTACTCCCCGCTGACGAGCGAGACGGCCATCGAGGCCGACGGCGAGCAGATCTGCCCGGACTGCGCGAAGGAGGAACTGGACCGCGAACTCGCCTTCGAGGGCGGGATCACCGGCGACGCCAAGGAGCGACTCGAGGAGCTCCTGCTGGAGGTCCAGGACCTCGAGCGCATCACGAACCTGCTGTCGGGGCAGTTGGACCCCGACCTGACGAAGTTCGACGAGATCTCCGCGACCGTCGACGACATCGACCTCGTGCCGACGGACTCGCTGTCGCTGCACCCGGGCATCCAGGACCACCTCGAGTCGCGGTTCGACACCCTGCTGCCGGTCCAGAGCCTCGCGGTCGAGCACGGCGCGACCGAGGGCAAGGACCAGCTCATCGTCTCCGCGACGGCGACCGGGAAGACCCTGGTCGGGGAGATGGCCGGGCTCGACCGCGTGCTCAACAACAAGGGGAAGATGCTGTTTCTGGTGCCGCTGGTCGCCCTGGCGAACCAGAAGTACGAGTCCTTCCAGGAGCGCTACGGCGACATAGTCGACGTCTCGCTCAGAGTGGGGGCGAGCCGCATCGCCGACGAGGGGGGTCGCTTCGACCCGGACGCCGACATCATCGTCGGCACCTACGAGGGGATCGACCACGCCCTGCGGACGGGCAAGGACCTCGGCACCGTCGGCACCGTGGTCATCGACGAGGTCCACACCCTGGGCGAGGACGAGCGGGGCCACCGGCTGGACGGGCTCGTCTCGCGGCTGAAACACTACTGCGAGCGCGGGACGACGGAGGCGTCCCGGCACCGGCGAGCGGGCGACGCCCGCGAGCAGGGCGGCGCGCCCGACGGCGGCGACACACAGTGGATCTACCTCTCGGCGACGGTCGGGAACCCGGGCCAGCTGGCCGAGAAGCTCGGTGCCCAGCTCGTCGAGTTCGAGGAGCGTCCGGTCCCGATCGAACGGCACGTCACCTTCGCCGACGGCCAGGAGAAGATCGACATCGAGAACAAGCTGGTCCGGCGGGCCTTCGACACGAAGTCGAGCAAGGGCTACCGGGGACAGACCATCATCTTCACCAACTCCCGGCGGCGCTGTCACCAGATCTCCCGGAAGCTGGAGTACTCCTCGGCCCCGTACCACGCCGGGCTGGACAACAAGCGCCGCAAGCGCGTCGAACAGCAGTTCGCCGACCAGGACCTCGCGGCGGTCGTCACCACGGCGGCGCTGGCGGCCGGCGTCGACTTCCCGGCCTCGCAGGTCGTCTTCGACTCCCTGGCGATGGGGATCGAGTGGCTCACCGTCCAGGAGTTCGAGCAGATGCTCGGTCGGGCGGGCCGGCCGGACTACCACGACAAGGGGACGGTGTACCTGCTCGTCGAGCCGGACTGCTCCTATCACAACAGCGTGGAGATGACCGAGGACGAGGTGGCGTTCAAGCTCCTCAAAGGCGAGATGGAGCCGGTGGTCACCCGCTACGACGAGGGCGCGGCCGTCGAGGAGACGCTTGCGAACGTCACCGTCGCCGGCAAGCGCGCGAAGCTGCTCAACGACCGGATGATCGGCGAGGTGCCGACCAAACACGCCCTCGGGAAGCTGCTGGAGTACGAGTTCATCGACGGCCTGGAGCCGACGCCGCTGGGCCGGGCGATCACCCGGCACTTCCTCGCGCCCGACGAGGCGTTCCAGCTGTTGGACGGCATCCGGAAGGGTGCGGACCCCTACGACATCGTCGCCGAGATGGAGCTCCGAGACGAGGAGTGA
- a CDS encoding DUF5814 domain-containing protein, whose product MAITDKIYVKNHRQLASQLETSFPKGAFKGATLDVLFQGEGLAKLDDASRERVLDFAEDFLDCDCEANPHCGCPERKFVAYLLELREQGLGPDAIVDVMSDDYLLYAYPGDVLSFLDDSVRTLEAVETLADVDGREDVAEETRERRQRLL is encoded by the coding sequence GTGGCCATCACGGACAAGATCTACGTCAAGAACCACCGGCAGCTCGCCTCCCAGCTGGAGACGAGCTTCCCGAAGGGCGCGTTCAAGGGGGCGACGCTGGACGTCCTCTTCCAGGGGGAGGGGCTGGCGAAGCTCGACGACGCCTCCCGCGAGCGGGTGCTGGACTTCGCCGAGGACTTCCTCGACTGTGACTGCGAGGCCAACCCCCACTGTGGCTGTCCCGAGCGGAAGTTCGTCGCCTACCTGCTGGAACTGCGCGAGCAGGGGCTGGGCCCGGACGCCATCGTCGACGTGATGAGCGACGACTACCTCTTGTACGCCTACCCCGGCGACGTGCTCTCCTTCCTCGACGACTCGGTGCGGACGCTGGAGGCGGTCGAGACGCTGGCCGACGTCGACGGACGGGAAGACGTCGCAGAAGAGACCCGCGAGCGCCGGCAGCGCCTGTTATAG